One genomic region from Lycorma delicatula isolate Av1 chromosome 9, ASM4794821v1, whole genome shotgun sequence encodes:
- the Srp19 gene encoding signal recognition particle 19 yields MATIWSPDKKHSDRERWICIYPAYINSKKTLCQGRRIAKEKCVENPTHQEIKDVLLTTGLKIGVENKLYPRERSKEMLYRGRIRIQLKNDDGTPVNKDLPDRESIMLYLCNMIPKLKSRATKQSAGDQSTQGGGSSQGGGSKKKGKGRR; encoded by the exons atggatttgTATTTATCCAgcatatataaatagtaaaaaaacattatgtcAAGGTAGACGTATTGCAAAagagaaatgtgttgaaaatccaacccatcaagaaataaaagatgTCTTACTAACAACTGGGCTTAAGATTggtgttgaaaataaattatacccaCGAGAAAGGAGTAAAGAAATGCTTTACAGAGGTCGCATCCGTATTCAGCTAAAAAATGATGACGGAACACCTGTTAACAAGGATTTACCCGATC gTGAATCGATCATGTTGTACTTGTGTAATATGATACCAAAACTTAAAAGCCGAGCTACTAAGCAAAGCGCTGGAGATCAAAGTACACAAGGAGGAGGTAGTAGCCAAGGTGgaggttcaaaaaaaaaaggaaaaggaagacgttaa